A single window of Gimesia chilikensis DNA harbors:
- a CDS encoding vWA domain-containing protein — MVAGLAAIVILVVATGAEMLHARRIRRIAPLVFGPSAQPAAWARIVPALRVLSLTGLCWGLITLLLLPPKIHAAQAIPDNEMKHLLIVLDVSPSMRLEDAGQNKDQARMQRASRLMESFFERANMNRYQTSVIAVYNAAKRVVEDTRDLEVIHNIFNDLPMHHAFVSGETDLFSGLEEAAELAKPWNPHSTTLLLISDGDTVPGVGMPKMPVSVANAVVIGVGDSVKGSFINGHHSRQDVSTLRQLAIRLNGTYHNGNEKHLSTDLIDQLAVGGEENPFEKLTRREYALAICGLSALIYALIPWLLHYWGTGWRPGVFTSRKERARARREAERKQKSTQLHPTAT; from the coding sequence GTGGTAGCAGGACTGGCGGCAATTGTGATCCTGGTGGTAGCCACCGGCGCGGAAATGCTCCACGCCCGGCGGATCAGGCGGATTGCGCCGCTCGTCTTCGGTCCCTCCGCCCAACCCGCGGCCTGGGCCCGCATCGTGCCTGCACTCCGCGTGCTCTCACTTACCGGGCTCTGCTGGGGACTGATCACCCTGCTGCTGCTGCCTCCCAAAATTCATGCGGCCCAGGCTATCCCCGATAACGAAATGAAGCACCTGCTGATCGTGCTCGATGTCTCGCCCAGTATGCGGCTCGAAGACGCCGGTCAGAACAAGGATCAGGCTCGCATGCAACGCGCCTCGCGATTGATGGAATCCTTTTTCGAACGGGCCAATATGAACCGCTACCAGACCAGCGTGATCGCCGTCTATAACGCGGCCAAGCGGGTCGTCGAAGATACCCGCGACCTGGAAGTGATTCACAATATCTTCAACGATCTGCCCATGCATCACGCGTTTGTCTCCGGCGAAACCGATCTGTTCTCGGGACTGGAAGAAGCCGCGGAGCTGGCGAAACCCTGGAATCCACACAGCACCACGCTTCTGCTCATCAGTGACGGCGATACCGTGCCCGGCGTCGGCATGCCCAAAATGCCCGTCTCGGTCGCCAATGCGGTAGTGATCGGCGTGGGAGATTCCGTCAAAGGCTCGTTTATCAACGGACACCATTCCCGCCAGGATGTCTCCACGCTGCGACAACTGGCCATTCGCCTGAACGGTACTTATCACAACGGCAACGAAAAACATCTCAGCACCGACCTGATCGATCAACTGGCGGTCGGCGGTGAAGAGAATCCCTTTGAAAAGCTGACCCGCCGCGAATACGCCCTGGCGATCTGCGGTCTCTCGGCCTTGATCTACGCCCTGATTCCCTGGTTGCTGCATTACTGGGGTACCGGCTGGAGACCGGGGGTCTTCACCAGTCGCAAAGAACGGGCACGGGCCCGGCGGGAAGCGGAACGGAAACAGAAGTCAACACAACTGCATCCGACGGCCACATGA
- a CDS encoding vWA domain-containing protein: MSFSHPWVLLFLIVPIALLVWIWRRDGGHVVLPFDHGVQTRGRAWGTLVNLAQSLPALILAVVVLILAGPQQLSAPKTRRVLTNIEFCVDVSGSMTASFGEGTRYDASMAAINKFLDYREGDAFGLTFFGNEVLHWVPLTTDVSAIKCAPPFMDPMSPGHPHWLGGTEIGKALRACREVLISREQGDRMIVLVSDGYSFDLGNGQDVEIAEKLKADGIVVYAIHIAASEVPGPVVNITGLTGGEVFEPESPQALETVFKHIDEMQETRLERTAAESMDNFYPYSLAGLILLGSSTLSLFGLRFTPW, translated from the coding sequence ATGAGTTTTTCACATCCCTGGGTACTCCTGTTCTTAATCGTGCCGATCGCGCTGCTGGTCTGGATCTGGCGGCGTGACGGGGGACACGTCGTGCTCCCCTTCGACCACGGAGTTCAGACACGCGGCCGTGCCTGGGGAACGCTGGTCAATCTCGCGCAGTCACTGCCCGCGTTGATCCTGGCGGTTGTCGTACTGATTCTCGCCGGTCCGCAACAACTGAGTGCCCCCAAAACCAGGCGGGTGCTGACCAACATCGAATTCTGCGTCGACGTCTCCGGCAGTATGACCGCCTCCTTCGGCGAAGGCACACGCTACGATGCCTCGATGGCCGCCATCAACAAGTTTCTCGATTACCGCGAAGGCGACGCCTTCGGCCTGACGTTCTTCGGCAACGAAGTCCTGCACTGGGTTCCCCTGACGACCGATGTCTCCGCGATCAAGTGCGCGCCCCCGTTCATGGATCCCATGAGCCCCGGTCATCCGCACTGGCTGGGAGGCACCGAAATCGGTAAGGCCCTTCGCGCGTGCCGGGAAGTACTCATCTCACGCGAGCAGGGGGACCGGATGATTGTCCTCGTCTCCGACGGCTACAGCTTCGATCTCGGGAACGGACAGGATGTGGAGATTGCTGAAAAGCTCAAGGCGGATGGCATCGTGGTTTACGCGATTCACATCGCAGCCAGTGAAGTGCCCGGTCCGGTTGTGAACATCACCGGTCTCACGGGGGGCGAGGTCTTCGAGCCCGAAAGTCCGCAGGCACTGGAAACCGTGTTCAAGCACATCGACGAAATGCAGGAGACGCGCCTGGAACGGACGGCAGCGGAATCGATGGACAACTTTTATCCCTACAGTCTGGCAGGTCTGATCCTGCTGGGGAGCAGCACACTTTCACTCTTTGGATTGAGGTTTACACCGTGGTAG
- a CDS encoding DUF58 domain-containing protein: protein MEGLLEQIDPLDARQFYIAVKRLADSLSYGTDKSPFLGSGLEFFQSRPYQEGDPIKSIDWRVTARTGKLFIKEYETPKRLPCYLLIDTSASMMISSTAKSKYGLALHIAGGLAFACLERVSPVGVLGVGETDLRIHPSLSKDQVMQWLVRLRRFRYDEQTTIGQRVAEFSPSLKSRALIIVLSDLHDPKAVPALKQLAQRHDTVVIQFRDPAESGLRGAGLMRAREAETGSDFVTHGRKVWLDQEQIDFQLKRSGIDHLLIETDEPFVPHLRQFFSSRDILSRGSR, encoded by the coding sequence ATGGAAGGCTTACTGGAACAGATTGATCCGCTGGACGCACGGCAGTTCTACATTGCCGTCAAGCGACTCGCGGACAGCCTGAGTTACGGGACCGACAAGTCACCGTTCCTCGGTTCCGGGCTCGAGTTCTTCCAGTCGCGACCCTACCAGGAAGGGGATCCGATCAAAAGCATCGACTGGCGGGTCACCGCCCGTACCGGCAAGCTGTTTATCAAGGAATACGAAACCCCCAAGCGGCTTCCCTGTTATCTGCTCATCGACACCTCCGCTTCGATGATGATCAGCTCCACCGCGAAAAGTAAATACGGTCTGGCCCTGCACATCGCGGGCGGGCTCGCTTTTGCCTGCCTGGAACGCGTCAGTCCCGTCGGCGTTCTCGGCGTCGGCGAAACCGATCTGCGGATTCATCCCAGCCTTTCCAAAGACCAGGTCATGCAGTGGCTGGTCCGTCTGAGACGCTTCCGCTACGACGAACAGACCACCATCGGTCAACGGGTGGCCGAGTTCAGCCCCAGCCTCAAGAGTCGGGCGCTGATTATCGTCCTCTCCGACCTGCACGATCCCAAAGCGGTTCCCGCCCTCAAGCAACTCGCACAACGACACGATACCGTGGTGATCCAGTTTCGCGATCCGGCTGAGAGCGGGCTGCGCGGAGCTGGACTGATGCGGGCCCGCGAAGCAGAGACCGGCAGCGACTTCGTCACACACGGCCGCAAGGTCTGGCTCGACCAGGAGCAGATCGACTTCCAGCTGAAACGCAGCGGCATCGATCATCTGTTAATTGAAACGGACGAGCCGTTCGTCCCCCATTTAAGGCAGTTCTTTTCTTCCCGCGATATTCTCTCACGAGGGAGCCGTTAA
- a CDS encoding AAA family ATPase → MNSSAASQHEISEEVLKNAQFIQAVRDQVATVVVGQDEVVERLLISLFTGGHILLQGVPGLAKTLLVSVLSKSIDLDFSRIQFTIDLLPSDILGSQILDQKTNEFVTRTGPIFTNLLLADEINRAAPKVQGALLEAMQERKVTIGNETFPLPAPFLVIATQNPVEQAGTFELPEAQLDRFMLCHRLDYPDPSEEREVLKRNMALGIRREDRGAVVNTEFDVMQQQPVGTADDLVACMQAVNDIHVSDTFVEHVIEVINRTRNHPNIELGCSPRAGIALVKASRARALIQGRNYVIPEDLFVLAEDVILHRIRLNYEALADGLTGQGVLQDMLRDLGATPSLVGRED, encoded by the coding sequence ATGAACAGCTCCGCTGCCAGCCAACATGAGATTTCGGAAGAAGTCCTCAAGAATGCCCAGTTCATCCAGGCCGTCCGCGACCAGGTCGCCACGGTCGTTGTCGGCCAGGATGAGGTCGTCGAACGCCTGTTGATCTCCCTGTTTACCGGCGGTCATATTCTGCTCCAGGGGGTGCCGGGACTGGCGAAAACGCTGCTCGTGTCGGTCCTCTCCAAATCGATCGATCTCGATTTCTCCCGCATTCAATTTACCATCGACCTGCTGCCCTCCGATATTCTGGGCTCGCAGATCCTCGATCAGAAAACCAACGAGTTCGTCACCCGCACCGGGCCGATCTTCACCAACCTGCTGCTGGCCGACGAAATTAACCGGGCGGCTCCCAAGGTGCAGGGGGCACTGCTGGAAGCGATGCAGGAACGCAAGGTGACCATCGGCAACGAAACCTTCCCGCTCCCCGCGCCGTTCCTGGTGATCGCCACGCAGAACCCGGTGGAGCAGGCCGGAACCTTTGAACTGCCCGAGGCCCAGCTCGACCGCTTCATGCTCTGTCACCGCCTGGACTATCCCGATCCGAGTGAGGAACGCGAAGTCCTCAAACGCAACATGGCACTCGGCATTCGTCGCGAAGACCGCGGAGCCGTGGTGAATACCGAATTCGACGTCATGCAGCAACAACCCGTCGGCACAGCCGATGACCTGGTCGCCTGCATGCAGGCCGTCAACGACATTCACGTCAGCGATACCTTTGTGGAACACGTGATCGAAGTCATCAACCGCACACGCAATCATCCCAACATCGAACTGGGCTGCAGTCCGCGTGCCGGCATCGCGCTGGTCAAGGCTTCCCGTGCCCGGGCACTGATCCAGGGACGCAATTACGTGATTCCCGAAGACCTGTTCGTGCTGGCCGAGGATGTCATCCTGCACCGCATCCGGCTGAATTACGAAGCGCTCGCCGACGGACTCACCGGCCAGGGGGTGCTGCAGGATATGCTCCGCGACCTGGGGGCGACGCCGTCCCTGGTTGGGCGGGAGGACTAG
- a CDS encoding tetratricopeptide repeat protein has protein sequence MSFAYCLDLFRPCLACGVRVLLTCLLILSTLWSSPAEASQKRSAAVQPTVYLDLQKQDTNVRVPGVLIRELFRQAFLIAAREEFGARTRDASLGEPLPALKDKDVPVFNIHVTITRRGRYVVQVMQRDGEKLKLIEKRDLKLTNRSSATEAVQLAEEYSRTWFKDLLQQAGYVPQKKKATKEAIPTEPLRFIKIDDLNFRQQYAQLIDAHAAIAKQGESPALLAQLAQSYALFGTLTEQYWSLIPLATKARGLLYAERLQQKHPDTAYALSNRALVRGLLGLDRMALKDIETIAGLKSQTNVPAEWLPVVEAHCRYDNRKLKDQKLTLENELLRDYLALLQVTYFGTPQQQNDIADTLQIRDIHSVRAFYTRPRTLDDRQSLAIIHDVNFKLIQFCQPYLKGKNVRKLLPEFAGTRLQKLVESRDALVAMLKDRGTDPAEKTEPSFSMLASTVQDLTMLQAWDLVSRRQELRSVNADQELNLFLKSLDKHPFKPFLQTFGWQQAIALEAFNELGQVPGEYWTTATHQILARDREIGLPNEPLETVRDTTYIRNGSHVISELAFVIDYAVPEEEKPQWVPHLTAVSPDSPYTIIQELTFNWKQNEPRVPELLKRYADVDQLTHAIAYQYSLRFDYPRAETIYQQVFNQRPTYENIYPLIKIAQLQGKDEKELRLRNEALALVQSVMERAGVEAEIARYYIKKKDYKEALKHAKVAAKTYSGWGLRLEAECHELLGDLDSALELRKQEAVRYNNQFDFHTWCRSRGLEPPAEIQTFVKPYVDYYSNVPLSDDRYLVSDQLMYKQLSVVGCYQYLEGNPQAAMKVWDYTADEYHFVGEAYPAIMAALIADELGMTKERDEYLSQALDIEFLSRGKKYHLPQLNQILLCKRILTGKDAQALSPEVIDWYLQEPESHQARIFYQYFVGKALLQKKQNKLAIRYLQQAAESEEMTGLLAAAVLLKLKHKPEPVESQVAEQSTTDLHELLDQVYAYEYHKRRELQLVTLNRAAELFPESSLVFIRRGKLQALLKQRDRARQDFDKAIELTPEVPEVWISRGEYLESTGQDQAAVKDFEEVVQRDPQNSFAPQAAAQLLASSPDDKVRDGKRALEYAQQATRLIPEQKSLNMALLAAAYAELGQFDKAKEYNQNAIKYEQNYRIKKSYQSRQKLYDAGKPYRLKKRS, from the coding sequence ATGTCCTTTGCTTACTGCCTGGATCTTTTTCGTCCGTGTCTTGCCTGTGGTGTACGCGTACTGCTGACCTGTCTGTTAATTCTGTCCACACTGTGGTCATCGCCAGCTGAGGCGAGCCAGAAACGCAGTGCTGCCGTGCAGCCGACGGTCTACCTGGATCTGCAGAAGCAGGATACGAACGTTCGCGTTCCCGGCGTTCTCATTCGTGAACTGTTTCGGCAGGCCTTTCTGATCGCCGCCCGCGAAGAGTTTGGCGCCCGCACACGCGATGCCTCTCTGGGCGAACCGCTTCCGGCACTGAAAGACAAAGATGTACCGGTCTTCAATATCCATGTCACCATCACTCGTCGCGGGCGGTATGTCGTCCAGGTCATGCAGCGGGACGGTGAAAAATTAAAGCTGATTGAAAAGCGGGATCTGAAACTGACCAATCGCAGTTCCGCCACCGAGGCTGTCCAGTTGGCAGAGGAGTACTCGCGTACCTGGTTTAAGGATCTGCTGCAGCAGGCCGGTTACGTGCCGCAAAAAAAGAAAGCCACGAAAGAGGCGATTCCCACCGAGCCGCTCCGTTTTATCAAGATAGACGATTTAAACTTCCGGCAGCAGTACGCACAACTGATCGATGCGCACGCCGCGATCGCGAAGCAGGGGGAGTCTCCCGCACTGTTGGCGCAACTGGCGCAGAGCTATGCGCTGTTTGGAACGCTGACCGAACAGTACTGGAGCCTGATTCCCCTGGCGACCAAAGCCCGCGGACTGCTCTATGCCGAACGCCTGCAGCAGAAGCATCCCGACACCGCTTACGCCCTTTCCAATCGGGCCCTGGTGCGGGGGCTGCTGGGACTGGATCGGATGGCCCTCAAGGACATCGAAACGATTGCGGGTCTGAAGTCACAAACGAATGTGCCCGCGGAATGGCTGCCGGTCGTCGAAGCGCACTGTCGGTACGACAACCGAAAGCTGAAGGACCAGAAACTGACACTGGAAAATGAACTGCTGCGGGACTACCTCGCTCTGCTGCAGGTCACTTATTTCGGCACGCCTCAACAGCAGAACGACATCGCCGACACGCTGCAGATCCGGGACATCCACTCGGTGCGGGCCTTTTATACCCGACCCCGAACGCTCGACGATCGTCAGAGCCTGGCCATAATTCACGATGTGAACTTCAAACTGATCCAATTTTGTCAGCCTTATCTCAAAGGGAAAAATGTCCGCAAACTACTTCCTGAATTCGCCGGCACCAGACTGCAGAAACTGGTTGAAAGCCGCGATGCCCTTGTGGCGATGCTCAAGGACCGGGGAACCGATCCGGCTGAGAAGACCGAGCCTTCCTTTTCGATGCTGGCCAGCACGGTGCAGGATCTGACCATGCTGCAGGCCTGGGATTTGGTCAGTCGCAGACAGGAACTCAGGTCCGTGAATGCGGACCAGGAACTCAATCTGTTTTTGAAATCGCTGGACAAGCATCCCTTCAAGCCGTTCCTGCAGACCTTCGGCTGGCAGCAGGCGATTGCACTCGAGGCGTTTAACGAATTGGGCCAGGTCCCGGGAGAGTACTGGACCACGGCGACGCATCAGATTCTGGCCCGCGACCGCGAAATCGGTCTACCCAACGAACCGCTGGAAACGGTCCGCGATACCACCTATATCCGTAACGGCAGTCATGTGATTTCCGAGCTGGCCTTCGTAATCGACTACGCCGTTCCCGAAGAGGAAAAGCCACAATGGGTCCCTCACTTGACAGCCGTCAGTCCGGATTCCCCTTACACCATCATTCAGGAACTGACTTTTAACTGGAAGCAGAACGAGCCGCGCGTCCCCGAACTGCTCAAGAGATATGCCGATGTCGATCAACTGACCCATGCGATTGCCTACCAGTATTCACTGCGATTCGATTATCCCCGCGCGGAAACGATCTATCAGCAAGTCTTCAACCAGCGTCCGACTTACGAGAACATCTACCCCCTGATTAAAATCGCCCAGCTGCAGGGGAAAGACGAAAAGGAACTGAGGCTGCGTAACGAAGCTCTGGCGCTGGTACAGAGCGTGATGGAACGCGCGGGAGTGGAGGCTGAGATCGCCCGCTATTACATTAAGAAGAAAGACTATAAAGAGGCTTTAAAGCACGCCAAAGTGGCTGCGAAAACGTACTCTGGCTGGGGCCTGAGACTTGAGGCGGAGTGCCATGAACTTCTGGGGGATCTGGACAGTGCCCTGGAACTGCGCAAACAGGAAGCGGTCCGTTATAACAATCAATTTGATTTCCATACCTGGTGCCGTTCGCGGGGACTCGAACCGCCCGCGGAAATACAGACGTTCGTCAAGCCTTATGTGGATTATTATTCAAATGTGCCACTGTCCGATGACCGGTATCTTGTTTCTGATCAGCTGATGTACAAACAGCTTTCTGTGGTTGGCTGTTATCAGTATCTCGAAGGAAATCCGCAGGCGGCCATGAAAGTCTGGGACTATACCGCGGATGAGTACCATTTTGTGGGCGAAGCGTATCCGGCAATCATGGCAGCGCTGATTGCCGATGAACTGGGCATGACGAAAGAGCGGGATGAGTATCTCTCGCAGGCGCTTGACATCGAATTTCTCTCCCGGGGCAAGAAATATCACCTGCCGCAGCTCAATCAGATCCTGCTCTGCAAACGGATTCTCACCGGGAAAGATGCTCAGGCCCTCTCACCCGAGGTGATCGACTGGTATCTGCAGGAACCGGAAAGTCACCAGGCTCGCATTTTTTATCAGTATTTCGTCGGCAAGGCACTGCTGCAGAAAAAACAGAACAAACTGGCAATCCGCTATCTGCAGCAGGCTGCCGAATCGGAAGAGATGACAGGCCTGCTCGCAGCAGCGGTGCTCCTTAAACTGAAACACAAACCAGAACCTGTCGAGAGTCAGGTTGCGGAGCAGAGTACAACAGACTTACATGAACTGTTAGATCAGGTCTACGCTTACGAATATCACAAACGTCGCGAACTGCAACTGGTGACGCTAAATCGGGCGGCAGAACTGTTTCCTGAATCCAGTCTCGTTTTCATCAGACGAGGCAAGCTGCAGGCGCTCCTGAAACAGCGGGATCGCGCCCGACAGGATTTTGATAAAGCTATCGAACTGACACCAGAGGTGCCGGAGGTTTGGATTAGCCGCGGTGAGTATCTTGAGTCCACAGGCCAGGATCAGGCTGCCGTCAAAGACTTCGAAGAGGTGGTGCAACGCGATCCTCAGAACAGCTTCGCACCGCAAGCAGCCGCTCAACTGCTCGCCTCCAGCCCGGATGACAAGGTGCGTGACGGCAAGCGGGCACTTGAATATGCACAACAGGCAACCCGGCTCATCCCCGAACAGAAATCTCTAAACATGGCGCTGCTGGCAGCCGCGTATGCTGAACTCGGGCAGTTTGATAAAGCGAAAGAATATAATCAAAATGCGATCAAATACGAACAAAATTATCGCATCAAAAAATCTTACCAGAGTCGACAGAAGCTCTATGATGCTGGAAAGCCCTATCGATTAAAGAAGCGTTCCTGA
- a CDS encoding PVC-type heme-binding CxxCH protein translates to MAACRYCPPPALKREIIMKSLSLFVLLVTSMLVSSSKAADKSPADNSPADERPPQVKAVQPGVTLSLVAEQPQLSTPTGVDVDEQGRVWVVATHTHFRPDDYVGPEHDEILIFSDLDKAGRAQKRQVFYNATDATMDLELGPDGWVYLAERDRILRIKDTDGDGKADVEENIAVLESEADYPHNGLEGLAWDNRGKLIFAIGENFAKDWTLTGTDGTKITGAGKGGIFRCTADGKQLKRIAEGFWNPFGLCVRADGEIFAAENDPGERPPCRVLHIVEGGDYGYDRGYGSEAHHPFVAWNGELRGTLPMIHPSGEAPCGIAPLGRGLLVPSWGDHSVDFFPLKQQGASFTSKPITIVKGGRYFRPSCIAAAPKNNQQVMTWYLCDWVDGRYQAHGYGRVWKLEIDLTKADWVGPLELEPPTQEAKLAADLRSGHATQSLKELLKLAQNEDPFVARAALVALSHKASKWTPAEVKKWSPAERVQAVLALQLAQAEPSTWIPVFLKDKNADVQFETIRWISDKGLKAYLPDVEQVLAQSDLDYQRFEAAIAAWNTLNGKALDGVRNPEMLLARVKDKQSAPQIRAYALRMLPTQSRSAPKAGQQVVTQFPKGLTLAMLEELLAVNDAELSLEAVRTLSGNPIVSQKILAQLAADPKQDSVLRAEAIAGLAPLAEQQVGLMLKLADSPDQVVREEALRCLRSMQLTDEQKKQIKALAKAYPDSKDAFEAAVNPGALKTDRPALTDTSAWLKAVEGVQGSADVESGRRLFHHSRLTNCAHCHRHSGRGNVVGPDLSSLGDRQDRAWLLRSILEPSREMAPEYQPRTIILTDGRTFTGIRLRSYVKETIRDAHGQNKTFDRDDVEAIVESPVSFMPQGLVHALTDRELRDLIAFLESHSREKTAD, encoded by the coding sequence ATGGCTGCCTGCAGATACTGCCCACCCCCTGCCCTCAAAAGAGAGATCATCATGAAATCGCTGTCGCTGTTTGTGTTGTTAGTTACGTCTATGCTGGTCTCGTCATCTAAAGCTGCGGACAAGAGTCCCGCGGACAACAGTCCGGCAGACGAGCGTCCTCCTCAGGTCAAAGCGGTGCAGCCGGGTGTGACGTTGTCGCTGGTGGCTGAGCAGCCTCAGTTGTCGACACCGACCGGCGTGGATGTGGACGAACAGGGGCGGGTCTGGGTCGTGGCGACGCATACGCATTTTCGGCCCGACGATTATGTAGGTCCGGAGCATGATGAGATTCTTATCTTTTCCGATCTGGACAAAGCGGGACGGGCACAGAAGCGGCAGGTGTTCTACAACGCGACCGACGCGACGATGGACCTGGAACTGGGGCCGGATGGCTGGGTGTACCTGGCGGAACGGGACCGGATTCTGCGGATCAAGGATACCGACGGCGACGGGAAGGCGGACGTCGAAGAGAACATCGCGGTGCTCGAGAGTGAAGCAGACTATCCGCACAACGGTCTGGAAGGGCTGGCGTGGGATAACCGGGGGAAGCTGATTTTTGCGATCGGAGAAAACTTCGCCAAGGACTGGACGCTGACGGGGACCGACGGGACGAAGATTACCGGCGCGGGCAAAGGGGGCATCTTCCGTTGTACTGCGGATGGGAAACAGTTGAAGCGGATTGCGGAGGGATTCTGGAATCCGTTTGGTCTCTGTGTGCGGGCGGATGGCGAGATTTTCGCTGCGGAGAATGATCCCGGAGAGCGGCCGCCGTGCCGCGTGCTGCATATTGTCGAAGGGGGCGATTATGGTTACGACCGGGGTTACGGTTCGGAAGCCCATCATCCGTTTGTGGCCTGGAATGGCGAGCTGCGGGGCACGCTGCCGATGATTCATCCTTCGGGTGAAGCACCGTGTGGAATCGCACCGCTGGGCCGAGGCCTGCTGGTCCCTTCGTGGGGCGATCACAGCGTCGACTTTTTTCCGCTTAAGCAACAGGGAGCGAGTTTCACCTCGAAGCCGATCACGATTGTGAAAGGGGGACGCTATTTTCGTCCGAGTTGTATCGCGGCCGCCCCAAAGAACAATCAGCAGGTGATGACCTGGTATCTGTGTGACTGGGTTGATGGACGGTATCAGGCGCATGGTTACGGACGGGTGTGGAAGCTCGAGATTGACCTGACGAAGGCCGACTGGGTGGGACCCCTGGAACTGGAACCGCCGACGCAAGAGGCGAAGCTGGCAGCGGATCTGCGGAGCGGACATGCGACACAGTCACTGAAAGAACTGTTGAAGCTGGCGCAGAACGAGGATCCCTTTGTGGCCCGGGCGGCCCTGGTGGCGTTGTCTCATAAAGCGTCAAAGTGGACGCCGGCTGAAGTGAAGAAGTGGTCGCCGGCGGAACGGGTGCAGGCGGTACTGGCGTTGCAGTTGGCCCAGGCGGAGCCGTCAACGTGGATTCCCGTCTTCCTGAAGGACAAGAACGCGGACGTGCAGTTCGAGACGATCCGCTGGATTTCGGACAAGGGTTTGAAAGCATATCTACCTGATGTGGAACAGGTGCTGGCGCAGAGTGATCTGGATTATCAGCGGTTTGAAGCAGCGATTGCGGCGTGGAACACGTTGAACGGCAAGGCGTTGGACGGCGTGCGGAATCCGGAGATGCTGCTGGCCCGCGTGAAGGACAAACAGAGTGCCCCGCAGATTCGGGCGTACGCTTTGCGGATGCTGCCAACGCAGTCACGGTCTGCTCCGAAAGCGGGACAACAGGTGGTGACACAGTTCCCCAAGGGACTGACGCTGGCGATGCTGGAAGAACTGCTGGCGGTGAATGATGCGGAGTTGTCGCTGGAAGCGGTGCGGACGCTGTCGGGGAATCCGATTGTGTCACAGAAGATTCTGGCGCAGCTGGCTGCGGATCCAAAACAGGATTCCGTGCTGCGGGCCGAAGCGATTGCGGGCCTGGCACCGCTGGCGGAACAGCAGGTCGGGTTGATGCTGAAGCTGGCGGATTCTCCCGACCAGGTGGTTCGAGAAGAAGCGCTGCGGTGTCTACGTTCGATGCAACTGACTGATGAGCAGAAGAAACAAATAAAGGCGCTGGCGAAAGCGTATCCCGATTCAAAGGATGCTTTCGAGGCGGCCGTGAATCCGGGCGCCCTCAAGACGGACCGCCCTGCTCTGACCGATACCAGTGCGTGGCTGAAAGCGGTTGAAGGGGTCCAGGGGTCGGCGGATGTGGAGAGTGGACGGCGGCTGTTTCATCATTCCCGACTGACGAACTGTGCTCACTGTCATCGACACAGTGGTCGCGGGAATGTTGTGGGGCCTGACTTGAGCAGCCTGGGGGATCGGCAGGATCGGGCGTGGCTGTTGCGATCGATTCTCGAACCGAGCCGGGAGATGGCTCCGGAATATCAGCCGCGAACGATCATTCTGACGGACGGGCGGACGTTTACGGGGATCCGGCTGCGGTCGTACGTGAAGGAGACGATTCGTGATGCTCACGGTCAGAACAAGACGTTTGATCGCGATGATGTGGAGGCGATTGTCGAGTCGCCCGTTTCCTTCATGCCTCAGGGTCTCGTGCATGCGTTGACGGATCGCGAGTTGCGGGACCTGATCGCGTTTCTGGAAAGTCATTCGCGGGAAAAGACAGCGGATTGA
- a CDS encoding ECF-type sigma factor — protein MAAGMENQGSVTNWLDQLKRGEADSLQQQLWNRYFEQLVQLARSHLQKDLCRVEDEEDAVLSAFNSFFVRLNAGQFPNLNDRTSLWPLLVNITLCKTQNLYRRQSAQKRDVRRTVSGTSNEESDNWLDQLAQESPSPELAVEAAEEANRMLAALGKDSLRDVARLKLEGYTNAEIAAKVGVMERSVERRLVLIRQIWTEEVESELV, from the coding sequence ATGGCAGCGGGCATGGAGAATCAGGGATCTGTCACTAACTGGCTGGATCAACTCAAACGGGGAGAAGCAGACAGCCTGCAGCAGCAGCTCTGGAACCGCTATTTTGAGCAGCTGGTCCAACTGGCGCGTTCCCACCTGCAGAAGGATCTCTGTCGGGTGGAAGACGAGGAAGACGCCGTCCTCAGCGCATTCAACAGCTTTTTTGTGCGGCTCAATGCGGGTCAGTTCCCCAATCTGAATGACCGCACCAGCCTCTGGCCGCTACTCGTGAATATCACGCTCTGTAAAACGCAAAACCTGTACCGACGTCAGAGCGCACAGAAACGGGATGTCAGGCGCACCGTTTCCGGTACATCAAACGAAGAGTCCGACAACTGGCTGGATCAACTGGCACAGGAAAGCCCCAGTCCGGAACTTGCAGTTGAAGCCGCCGAGGAAGCCAATCGGATGTTGGCGGCACTCGGTAAAGATTCACTGCGGGATGTCGCCCGGCTGAAGCTGGAAGGTTATACCAATGCAGAGATTGCAGCCAAAGTAGGTGTCATGGAGCGGAGCGTGGAACGACGTCTGGTCCTGATACGTCAGATCTGGACTGAAGAAGTGGAATCAGAGCTGGTCTGA